One genomic region from Lates calcarifer isolate ASB-BC8 unplaced genomic scaffold, TLL_Latcal_v3 scaffold_20_43, whole genome shotgun sequence encodes:
- the ccdc180 gene encoding coiled-coil domain-containing protein 180 isoform X3, giving the protein MCESREVPSGKVYRQLFDAQAQLSRSLLAGQTDCQSAEDNNTHCSTSRLLCSSSSREQQQVDDDDDDIDDVIRLPDTVVVDRLSSDIIERLTMKKLEKHKEAMKRFDTELMQLTQVCETQVRTISQELLSFLQEVDLKLDTLRDRMEQMEHLDLQEVCGLWEQVEKEVKLKKTRIMELTHRLTESEAQRTDEIRAVLKKYCYLLEKISFLLPPDVHRLIHTEATMLNQSLLANRRSAARLLLLLQEENLQQESLLRLHWEDCLSRWRRSRVNKVIDRFRSLCSRDEDQQLISVQQMKQTQRDLTEQRQDLINRISSLVPPTCSTALVSDWFNQLSAVNQQIDSVHADSLHQLRCCYEQVWQNGLSEVELCKEALSALQLSEEEVCSDSVSRHARSLSRCVFVVMRAAALLWETHNCRLQSREEEVQRHLDDLRHSQQRHLQRKKVRLDDLLGGLRQESSEDALKTSLDRAVLYLQDVKHSCRQCVSDQWEALDRLPSLLLEELLSYSSSLSSFYRLGHTYTPSPEELQNLHLSPTNTTDPETDVEGETQRPEEVKENRPISCQSGTDPAQPRQDWLTESESSLLDLCDISSSVEFTSLRGVVYTGPAFRCPTPNLQQETHLTLFPVELLTRALSRTRTLFLDHLERSFPDVLGLAVAMVTDRKEAACSEQELQLLQLNPQHIQTHIYQPRLAELQLHRQRVDVHCEEVLDVLTSCRTELQELQTSISRRNQEFTVTLSNMEDNVLTVDSSRRLEAVSSTLQDCLDQHIKHTQRYQASYRQMVQTRLEEVRHRTTQLLNSFRLFSEGGDFAPQEVKMFQRRLKDETRQISVTEESICSELEAFESKSLQQVREVSGRFEEKLNFLKSEVKFMEKIQKMISSSQVHIKAEAASSNQQQSVISSWLKEVKNMMENTQVSPDQVCCFLSSVSEDLRRRSQYLDLDPALQVGLAPSARPQSRKQVQSGPPPGLLQPSRTGVDLLDDPVVGVIRSLNRFSLIQEGSAGPAETEERERTAAGQSPVQRPHRSTESVLRGCRSIRTERRFQIFGPKPETDQNPQSFLSSVNSVLWRTNDVLLLAAEEFYRSERLGRFQLLPDSLDQWADSTQQRLLGYQEQARRFLSTSREDLVDQLSVFQDLVCSASSVLISNHERRQRAELMEEVGGVRQRLEETVATSEQEKVVNVGELRASLRDDELQTLISREELRQQHLHSATCCSHLELQECVRARGEEFVTSLASLTEKLLHQLDDLLTPTETEETIVTMETGAEPGTCTGRRTWPGVSYLSSADPPSSATTATITTSRCTLGHLTVIEQRDTAVKRFEQLIRSELLRSNSDKRRQLREIQSWNTHWRQQIHTLTHTH; this is encoded by the exons atgtgtgagagcagagaggtACCGAGCGGGAAGGTGTACCGGCAGCTGTTTGACGCTCAG gcTCAGCTGTCCAGGTCTCTGCTCgctggacagacagactgtcagtctgctgaggacaacaacacacactgcagcaccaGCAG gttgTTGTGTTCATCGTCCAgcagggagcagcagcaggtggatgatgatgatgatgacattgatgatgtcatcagacTTCCTGACACCGTGG tggTCGATCGTCTGAGCTCTGACATCATCGAACGCCTGACGATGAAAAAACTAGAAAAACATAAAGAAGCTATGAAACGGTTCGATACTGAACTGATGCAACTGACCCAG GTGTGTGAGACTCAGGTGAGGACCATCAGTCAGGAGCTGCTGTCCTTCCTGCAGGAGGTGGACCTCAAATTGGACACCTTGAGGGACAGAATGGAACAGATGGAACACCTGGATCTGCAG GAGGTGTGTGGTCTCTGGGAGCAGGTGGAGAAGGAGGTGAAGCTGAAGAAGACCAGAATCATGGAGCTGACCCACAGACTGACTGAATCTGAGGCTCAGAGAACAGATGAG ATCAGAGCTGTGCTCAAGAAATACTGCTACCTGCTGGAGAAGATCAGCTTCCTGCTTCCACCTGACGTCCACAGACTGATCCACACTGAGGCCACA ATGCTGAATCAGTCTCTGCTGGCGAACCGTCGCAGCGCAGCtcgcctgctgctgctcctccaggaGGAGAACCTGCAGCAGGAGTCGCTCCTCCGTCTGCACTGGGAGGACTGTCTGAGCcgctggaggaggagcagggtcAACAAGGTCATAGACCGCTTCAG GAGTCTCTGCAGCAGGGATGAGGATCAGCAGCTGATCTCAGTTCAGCAGATGAAACAAACTCAGCGAGATCTGACAGAACAACGTCAGGACCTCATCAACAGGATCAG CTCTCTGGTCCCGCCCACCTGCTCCACTGCTCTGGTCTCTGATTGGTTCAaccagctgtctgctgtcaatCAACAGATCG acaGTGTTCACGCTGACTCCCTCCATCAGCTGCGGTGTTGTTATGAACAGGTGTGGCAGAATGGACTGTCTGAGGTGGAGCTCTGTAAG gaggcgctctcagctctgcagctgtcggaggaggag GTGTGCAGTGATTCTGTGTCCCGTCACGCTCGCAGCctcagcaggtgtgtgtttgttgtgatgcGAGCAGCAGCGTTGCTATGGGAGACTCACAACTGCAGgttacagagcagagaagaagaagtcCAGAGACACCTGGATGACCTGCGACACTCGCAGCAACGACACCTACAG AGGAAAAAGGTGCGCCTGGACGACCTGTTGGGCGGGCTCCGTCAGGAGAGCAGCGAGGACGCTCTGAAGACGTCTCTGGACAGAGCAGTCCTCTACCTGCAGGACGTCAAACACAG cTGCAGACAGTGCGTCTCTGATCAGTGGGAGGCGTTGGATcgtctcccctctcttctcctggAGGAGCTCCTCTcctacagcagcagcctcagctcCTTCTACCGACTCGGACACACCTACACACCG agTCCAGAAGAACTGCAGAACCTCCACCTGTCACCTACCAACACCACAGACCCCG AGACTGACGTTGAAGGTGAGACTCAGAGaccagaggaggtgaaggagaatCGTCCTATCAGCTGTCAGAGTGGTACTGACCCCGCCCAGCCCCGTCAGGATTGGCTGACTGAG tcgGAGTCTTCTCTGCTGGATCTCTGTGACATCAGTAGCTCTGTGGAGTTTACATCATTGAGGGGCGTGGTCTACACTGGCCCCGCCTTCAGATGCCCCACCCCCaacctgcagcaggaaacacacctgaccCTATTTCCTGTGGAGCTGTTGACACGCGCTCTGAGCCGGACTCGAACTTTGTTCCTCGATCATCTGGAGCGGAGTTTCCCTGATGTCCTTGGCTTGGCCGTCGCCATGGTGACGGACAGGAAGGAAGCAGCGTGTTCGGAGCAGGAGCTccaactgctgcagctgaaccCCCAACACATCCAGACCCACATCTACCAACCCCGCCTgg ctgagctgcagctccaccGGCAGCGTGTGGACGTTCACTGTGAGGAGGTGCTGGATGTGTTGACCTCCTGCAGGACGGAGCTCCAGGAGCTGCAGACCTCCATCAGCAGGAGGAACCAGGAGTTCACCGTCACTCTGTCCAACATGGAGGACAACGTCCTGACGGTTGACAGCAGCCGACG tctgGAGGCTGTGAGCTCCACCCTGCAGGACTGTCTGGATCAACACATCAAACATACCCAGCGCTACCAAGCCAGCTACAGACAGATGGTTCAGACCAGACTGGAGGAGgtcagacacagaacaacacagcTCCTCAACTCCTTCAG gctGTTCAGTGAAGGTGGTGATTTTGCTCCTCAGGAGGTGAAGATGTttcagaggaggctgaaggACGAGACCAGACAGATCAGTGTGACAGAGGAGTCCATCTGCTCCGAGCTGGAGGCGTTTGAGTCCAAGAGTTTACAGCAG GTGAGGGAGGTGTCAGGTCGGTTCGAGGAGAAACTCAACTTCCTGAAGTCTGAGGTGAAATTCATGGAGAAGATCCAGAAAATGATCAGCAGCTCCCAGGTTCACATCAAGGCTGag gcAGCCAGCAGTAATCAGCAACAGTCAGTGATCAGCAGCTGGTTGAAAGAAGTGAAGAACATGATGGAgaacacacag GTGAGTCCAGACCAGgtgtgttgtttcctgtcatcaGTCAGTGAGGACCTGAGGAGGCGGAGTCAGTACCTGGACTTG GACCCGGCCCTGCAGGTGGGTCTTGCTCCGTCAGCTCGTCCTCAGTCCAGGAAGCAGGTCCAGTCTGGTCCACCTCCCGGTTTACTGCAGCCAAGCAGGACAGGTGTGGACCTCCTGGATGATCCTGTAGTGGGCGTCATCAGGTCCCTGAACAG GTTCAGTCTGATCCAGGAGGGTTCAGCAGGACCAGCAGAGAccgaggagagagagagaacagctgCAG gtcaGAGTCCGGTCCAGCGTCCTCACAGGTCCACTGAGTCTGTActgag gggctGCAGGTCCATCAGGACTGAGAGGAGGTTCCAGATTTTTGGACCCAAACCAGAAACAGACCAGAACCCACA gtccTTCCTGTCCTCTGTGAACTCTGTGCTGTGGAGAACCAATGACGtcctgctgctggctgcagag GAGTTTTATCGGAGCGAGCGTCTCGGCAGGTTCCAGCTACTTCCTGACTCTCTGGACCAATGGGCTGACAGCACGCAGCAAAGGCTGCTGGGATACCAGGAACAGGCCAGGAGGTTTCTGAGCACGAGCAGAgagg acCTGGTGGACCAGCTGTCTGTCTTCCAGGACCTGGTGTGTTCGGCATCTTCAGTTCTGATCAGTAACCATGAGCGACGGCAGAGGGCGGAGCTAAtggaggaggtgggtggagTCAGACAGAGGCTGGAGGAGACGGTGGCAACCAGCGAGCAGGAGAAG GTGGTGAACGTGGGCGAGCTGCGAGCATCACTCAGAGACGACGAACTGCAGACACTGatcagcagagaggagctcCGGCAGCAGCATCTGCACAGCGCCACCTGCTGCTCACACCTGGAGCtgcag GAGTGTGTGCGAGCCCGGGGGGAGGAGTTTGTGACATCACTGGCATCTCTGACAGAGAAGCTGCTCCATCAGCTGGATGACCTGCTCACACCTACAG AAACCGAGGAAACCAttgttaccatggagacagGAGCTGAACCAGGAACCTGCACAGGAAGGAG GACCTGGCCTGGTGTCTCGTACCTGTCCTCTGCTGACCCTCCGTCCTctgcaacaacagcaaccaTCACCACATCCAGGTGCACCCTGGGACATCTGACTGTTATAGAGCAGAGAGACACTGCTGTGAag cGGTTCGAGCAGCTGATCAGGTCGGAGTTGTTACGTTCAAACAGCGACAAACGAAGACAACTGAGAGAAATACAGAGCTGGAACACACACTGGAGacaacagatacacacactgacacacacacactga
- the ccdc180 gene encoding uncharacterized protein ccdc180 isoform X4 has product MCESREVPSGKVYRQLFDAQAQLSRSLLAGQTDCQSAEDNNTHCSTSRLLCSSSSREQQQVDDDDDDIDDVIRLPDTVVVDRLSSDIIERLTMKKLEKHKEAMKRFDTELMQLTQVCETQVRTISQELLSFLQEVDLKLDTLRDRMEQMEHLDLQEVCGLWEQVEKEVKLKKTRIMELTHRLTESEAQRTDEIRAVLKKYCYLLEKISFLLPPDVHRLIHTEATMLNQSLLANRRSAARLLLLLQEENLQQESLLRLHWEDCLSRWRRSRVNKVIDRFRSLCSRDEDQQLISVQQMKQTQRDLTEQRQDLINRISSLVPPTCSTALVSDWFNQLSAVNQQIDSVHADSLHQLRCCYEQVWQNGLSEVELCKEALSALQLSEEEVNDIVSSQLLPLIGRNQRQDEERLAALDVCSDSVSRHARSLSRCVFVVMRAAALLWETHNCRLQSREEEVQRHLDDLRHSQQRHLQRKKVRLDDLLGGLRQESSEDALKTSLDRAVLYLQDVKHSCRQCVSDQWEALDRLPSLLLEELLSYSSSLSSFYRLGHTYTPSPEELQNLHLSPTNTTDPETDVEGETQRPEEVKENRPISCQSGTDPAQPRQDWLTESESSLLDLCDISSSVEFTSLRGVVYTGPAFRCPTPNLQQETHLTLFPVELLTRALSRTRTLFLDHLERSFPDVLGLAVAMVTDRKEAACSEQELQLLQLNPQHIQTHIYQPRLAELQLHRQRVDVHCEEVLDVLTSCRTELQELQTSISRRNQEFTVTLSNMEDNVLTVDSSRRLEAVSSTLQDCLDQHIKHTQRYQASYRQMVQTRLEEVRHRTTQLLNSFRLFSEGGDFAPQEVKMFQRRLKDETRQISVTEESICSELEAFESKSLQQVREVSGRFEEKLNFLKSEVKFMEKIQKMISSSQVHIKAEAASSNQQQSVISSWLKEVKNMMENTQVSPDQVCCFLSSVSEDLRRRSQYLDLDPALQVGLAPSARPQSRKQVQSGPPPGLLQPSRTGVDLLDDPVVGVIRSLNRFSLIQEGSAGPAETEERERTAAGQSPVQRPHRSTESVLRGCRSIRTERRFQIFGPKPETDQNPQSFLSSVNSVLWRTNDVLLLAAEEFYRSERLGRFQLLPDSLDQWADSTQQRLLGYQEQARRFLSTSREGPGVFGIFSSDQ; this is encoded by the exons atgtgtgagagcagagaggtACCGAGCGGGAAGGTGTACCGGCAGCTGTTTGACGCTCAG gcTCAGCTGTCCAGGTCTCTGCTCgctggacagacagactgtcagtctgctgaggacaacaacacacactgcagcaccaGCAG gttgTTGTGTTCATCGTCCAgcagggagcagcagcaggtggatgatgatgatgatgacattgatgatgtcatcagacTTCCTGACACCGTGG tggTCGATCGTCTGAGCTCTGACATCATCGAACGCCTGACGATGAAAAAACTAGAAAAACATAAAGAAGCTATGAAACGGTTCGATACTGAACTGATGCAACTGACCCAG GTGTGTGAGACTCAGGTGAGGACCATCAGTCAGGAGCTGCTGTCCTTCCTGCAGGAGGTGGACCTCAAATTGGACACCTTGAGGGACAGAATGGAACAGATGGAACACCTGGATCTGCAG GAGGTGTGTGGTCTCTGGGAGCAGGTGGAGAAGGAGGTGAAGCTGAAGAAGACCAGAATCATGGAGCTGACCCACAGACTGACTGAATCTGAGGCTCAGAGAACAGATGAG ATCAGAGCTGTGCTCAAGAAATACTGCTACCTGCTGGAGAAGATCAGCTTCCTGCTTCCACCTGACGTCCACAGACTGATCCACACTGAGGCCACA ATGCTGAATCAGTCTCTGCTGGCGAACCGTCGCAGCGCAGCtcgcctgctgctgctcctccaggaGGAGAACCTGCAGCAGGAGTCGCTCCTCCGTCTGCACTGGGAGGACTGTCTGAGCcgctggaggaggagcagggtcAACAAGGTCATAGACCGCTTCAG GAGTCTCTGCAGCAGGGATGAGGATCAGCAGCTGATCTCAGTTCAGCAGATGAAACAAACTCAGCGAGATCTGACAGAACAACGTCAGGACCTCATCAACAGGATCAG CTCTCTGGTCCCGCCCACCTGCTCCACTGCTCTGGTCTCTGATTGGTTCAaccagctgtctgctgtcaatCAACAGATCG acaGTGTTCACGCTGACTCCCTCCATCAGCTGCGGTGTTGTTATGAACAGGTGTGGCAGAATGGACTGTCTGAGGTGGAGCTCTGTAAG gaggcgctctcagctctgcagctgtcggaggaggaggtgaatgACATCGtcagctctcagctcctcccGCTGATTGGACGAAACCAGCGTCAGGATGAAGAGCGATTGGCTGCTTTAGAC GTGTGCAGTGATTCTGTGTCCCGTCACGCTCGCAGCctcagcaggtgtgtgtttgttgtgatgcGAGCAGCAGCGTTGCTATGGGAGACTCACAACTGCAGgttacagagcagagaagaagaagtcCAGAGACACCTGGATGACCTGCGACACTCGCAGCAACGACACCTACAG AGGAAAAAGGTGCGCCTGGACGACCTGTTGGGCGGGCTCCGTCAGGAGAGCAGCGAGGACGCTCTGAAGACGTCTCTGGACAGAGCAGTCCTCTACCTGCAGGACGTCAAACACAG cTGCAGACAGTGCGTCTCTGATCAGTGGGAGGCGTTGGATcgtctcccctctcttctcctggAGGAGCTCCTCTcctacagcagcagcctcagctcCTTCTACCGACTCGGACACACCTACACACCG agTCCAGAAGAACTGCAGAACCTCCACCTGTCACCTACCAACACCACAGACCCCG AGACTGACGTTGAAGGTGAGACTCAGAGaccagaggaggtgaaggagaatCGTCCTATCAGCTGTCAGAGTGGTACTGACCCCGCCCAGCCCCGTCAGGATTGGCTGACTGAG tcgGAGTCTTCTCTGCTGGATCTCTGTGACATCAGTAGCTCTGTGGAGTTTACATCATTGAGGGGCGTGGTCTACACTGGCCCCGCCTTCAGATGCCCCACCCCCaacctgcagcaggaaacacacctgaccCTATTTCCTGTGGAGCTGTTGACACGCGCTCTGAGCCGGACTCGAACTTTGTTCCTCGATCATCTGGAGCGGAGTTTCCCTGATGTCCTTGGCTTGGCCGTCGCCATGGTGACGGACAGGAAGGAAGCAGCGTGTTCGGAGCAGGAGCTccaactgctgcagctgaaccCCCAACACATCCAGACCCACATCTACCAACCCCGCCTgg ctgagctgcagctccaccGGCAGCGTGTGGACGTTCACTGTGAGGAGGTGCTGGATGTGTTGACCTCCTGCAGGACGGAGCTCCAGGAGCTGCAGACCTCCATCAGCAGGAGGAACCAGGAGTTCACCGTCACTCTGTCCAACATGGAGGACAACGTCCTGACGGTTGACAGCAGCCGACG tctgGAGGCTGTGAGCTCCACCCTGCAGGACTGTCTGGATCAACACATCAAACATACCCAGCGCTACCAAGCCAGCTACAGACAGATGGTTCAGACCAGACTGGAGGAGgtcagacacagaacaacacagcTCCTCAACTCCTTCAG gctGTTCAGTGAAGGTGGTGATTTTGCTCCTCAGGAGGTGAAGATGTttcagaggaggctgaaggACGAGACCAGACAGATCAGTGTGACAGAGGAGTCCATCTGCTCCGAGCTGGAGGCGTTTGAGTCCAAGAGTTTACAGCAG GTGAGGGAGGTGTCAGGTCGGTTCGAGGAGAAACTCAACTTCCTGAAGTCTGAGGTGAAATTCATGGAGAAGATCCAGAAAATGATCAGCAGCTCCCAGGTTCACATCAAGGCTGag gcAGCCAGCAGTAATCAGCAACAGTCAGTGATCAGCAGCTGGTTGAAAGAAGTGAAGAACATGATGGAgaacacacag GTGAGTCCAGACCAGgtgtgttgtttcctgtcatcaGTCAGTGAGGACCTGAGGAGGCGGAGTCAGTACCTGGACTTG GACCCGGCCCTGCAGGTGGGTCTTGCTCCGTCAGCTCGTCCTCAGTCCAGGAAGCAGGTCCAGTCTGGTCCACCTCCCGGTTTACTGCAGCCAAGCAGGACAGGTGTGGACCTCCTGGATGATCCTGTAGTGGGCGTCATCAGGTCCCTGAACAG GTTCAGTCTGATCCAGGAGGGTTCAGCAGGACCAGCAGAGAccgaggagagagagagaacagctgCAG gtcaGAGTCCGGTCCAGCGTCCTCACAGGTCCACTGAGTCTGTActgag gggctGCAGGTCCATCAGGACTGAGAGGAGGTTCCAGATTTTTGGACCCAAACCAGAAACAGACCAGAACCCACA gtccTTCCTGTCCTCTGTGAACTCTGTGCTGTGGAGAACCAATGACGtcctgctgctggctgcagag GAGTTTTATCGGAGCGAGCGTCTCGGCAGGTTCCAGCTACTTCCTGACTCTCTGGACCAATGGGCTGACAGCACGCAGCAAAGGCTGCTGGGATACCAGGAACAGGCCAGGAGGTTTCTGAGCACGAGCAGAgagg GACCTGGTGTGTTCGGCATCTTCAGTTCTGATCAGTAA